The following coding sequences are from one Vibrio syngnathi window:
- a CDS encoding uroporphyrinogen-III C-methyltransferase, translating to MTSKKNNEHIEPEKKQDTQPVVVENEKAESTETKQPEKKLDASASNTVQSEQPQAEHKEQIEKAEKQGKRGVKLGAIAIAISIIFSGGIAFQMQQKSAEYSTQIAALQTQLKNTQSAVNKDLQTIKQETIQEASHAVEKTQVVQSQQQKSIQSLQLAVADVKGRRPNDWLLAEADYLVKLAGRKLFLEHDAVSATKLMENADQRIAALNDPSLVSLRQSMTNDITKLRTIPLIDRDGLVLRITSLQQQVDTLPLANAILPEAAVVEKKAVSKDINDWQNNLMTSMKDFSENFITFRSRDGEVIPLLSPEQHFYLRENIKGKLETAIRAVYKEQGDIYSAALNTANEWSKAYLNQDNNSVIEFEKAVKQLSEQNISVKYPVKLESQNELSDVIRERLRREVTVMTTEEK from the coding sequence ATGACAAGCAAAAAAAATAATGAGCATATTGAACCTGAAAAGAAACAAGACACTCAGCCAGTAGTTGTTGAAAACGAAAAAGCTGAATCTACAGAGACAAAACAGCCTGAAAAAAAACTTGATGCCTCTGCGTCAAATACGGTTCAAAGTGAACAGCCTCAAGCTGAGCATAAAGAGCAAATCGAGAAAGCAGAAAAGCAAGGTAAGCGCGGTGTCAAACTAGGCGCTATTGCGATCGCTATTTCTATTATTTTCAGTGGCGGTATCGCATTTCAAATGCAGCAAAAGAGCGCTGAGTATTCAACTCAAATCGCTGCTCTTCAAACACAACTGAAAAATACCCAATCTGCAGTAAATAAAGACCTGCAAACCATCAAGCAAGAGACTATCCAAGAAGCTTCTCACGCAGTGGAGAAAACTCAGGTCGTACAATCCCAGCAACAAAAGAGTATTCAAAGCCTGCAGTTAGCAGTAGCTGACGTTAAAGGCCGTCGACCGAATGACTGGTTGCTTGCTGAAGCCGATTACCTAGTAAAACTAGCAGGTCGTAAACTATTCCTTGAGCATGATGCCGTTAGCGCAACCAAACTAATGGAAAACGCCGATCAACGTATCGCAGCACTAAATGACCCAAGCTTAGTATCACTGCGCCAATCAATGACCAATGACATTACTAAGCTTCGCACTATCCCTCTTATCGACCGCGATGGCTTAGTTCTACGCATCACAAGTCTGCAACAGCAAGTCGATACGCTACCGCTTGCCAATGCAATTCTTCCAGAAGCTGCAGTTGTTGAGAAAAAAGCGGTATCGAAAGATATTAATGATTGGCAGAACAACCTGATGACGTCGATGAAAGACTTCTCAGAAAACTTCATCACCTTCCGTAGTCGTGATGGTGAAGTCATCCCTCTACTCTCTCCCGAGCAACACTTCTACCTACGTGAGAATATCAAGGGCAAATTAGAGACCGCAATTCGCGCTGTCTACAAAGAGCAAGGTGATATCTACAGTGCAGCACTTAATACCGCTAACGAGTGGTCAAAAGCGTACCTAAACCAAGATAACAACTCAGTGATTGAATTTGAGAAAGCGGTTAAACAGTTAAGTGAACAAAACATCTCTGTGAAATACCCTGTAAAACTTGAGTCTCAAAATGAGTTGTCAGATGTGATACGTGAGCGCCTACGTCGTGAAGTCACCGTTATGACCACGGAGGAGAAATAA
- a CDS encoding heme biosynthesis protein HemY: MIRWIFLFLVLGAGLIVGTQFSGQQGYVLISIANKTIEMSVTTLVIFVIALLAALFGLEYLFKKLMYASSTTWNWFSVRKLKRSRRYTNEGIIKLLEGDWKGAEKKVTRWANHHDMPLLCYLVASQAAHEQGNTSERDKYIELASQQENSLLAVELTKAKQQISESNYEAAFDTLSTLKGTYPNNTAVLGLLKATYTQLKLWQPLLELTPKLAKNKLLTADEQVELEQKAQCGLLHDVAQQQGSEGLISHWNKLSRKQKQSSHLVSCFVKQLIARKADSEAFTVIKENIAKSGSNELYMLLPELNLADHHPVVVMLERAISKDGGNAEAHSALAQFYLREQKWAEAQGHFEKALALRSNVSDYGYLSDALEKQNLTKAAHEVSRKALALVQPA, from the coding sequence ATGATTCGTTGGATTTTTCTTTTTCTCGTTCTAGGTGCTGGGTTAATTGTTGGAACTCAGTTCTCAGGTCAACAAGGTTATGTCCTGATCTCGATAGCAAATAAGACCATTGAAATGAGCGTGACAACACTGGTTATTTTTGTCATTGCTCTTCTAGCGGCTCTATTCGGCTTAGAGTACCTATTTAAAAAGCTTATGTACGCAAGCTCAACTACTTGGAACTGGTTCAGTGTTCGTAAACTAAAACGCTCTCGTCGTTATACCAATGAAGGCATCATAAAGCTGCTTGAAGGTGATTGGAAAGGCGCAGAAAAGAAAGTAACTCGTTGGGCTAACCACCATGACATGCCTCTACTTTGTTATTTAGTCGCTTCTCAAGCAGCTCATGAACAAGGTAATACGAGTGAGCGTGATAAGTACATCGAGCTTGCTAGCCAACAAGAGAACTCTCTACTGGCCGTTGAGCTAACTAAAGCAAAACAACAGATCAGTGAGTCGAACTACGAAGCCGCATTCGATACACTTTCGACCTTAAAAGGTACATACCCTAATAACACCGCCGTACTTGGCCTACTAAAAGCCACCTACACGCAGCTTAAACTCTGGCAGCCATTACTAGAGTTAACGCCTAAACTAGCTAAAAACAAGCTTCTTACAGCTGATGAGCAAGTTGAGTTAGAACAAAAAGCACAATGTGGCTTGCTTCACGATGTGGCACAGCAGCAAGGTAGCGAAGGTTTAATCAGCCATTGGAACAAGCTTTCAAGAAAGCAGAAACAAAGCTCTCACCTTGTTTCCTGCTTTGTGAAGCAACTGATCGCTCGTAAAGCTGACTCAGAAGCCTTCACTGTGATCAAAGAGAACATTGCGAAGAGTGGTTCAAATGAGCTCTACATGTTGCTTCCAGAGCTTAACCTTGCCGATCACCACCCAGTAGTTGTGATGCTAGAGCGCGCCATCAGTAAAGATGGTGGCAATGCCGAAGCACACAGCGCACTGGCTCAGTTCTACCTAAGAGAACAGAAGTGGGCAGAAGCACAAGGCCACTTCGAGAAAGCACTAGCACTTCGCTCTAATGTTTCAGATTACGGATACCTATCTGATGCACTAGAGAAGCAGAACCTGACCAAAGCAGCTCACGAAGTTTCTCGTAAGGCACTCGCTCTCGTTCAACCAGCGTAA
- the hemC gene encoding hydroxymethylbilane synthase, which produces MTNSAPIRIATRKSPLALWQAYFVRDALQAAHPGLEVELVTMVTKGDIILDTPLAKVGGKGLFVKELEVAMLEGRADLAVHSMKDVPVDFPEGLGLVTICEREDPRDAFVSNTYNNIDELPQGAVVGTCSLRRQCQLLEYRPDLIIKELRGNVGTRLGKLDDGQYDAIVLAAAGLKRLELEERIRSFIEPEQSLPAVGQGAVGIECRLDDERLIKLLEPLNHKDTADRVLCERAMNLTLEGGCQVPIGSYSLLDGDNIWLRALVGEPDGSKMVRGEISGLRKDAEALGVTLANQLLDDGAREILTKLYADQE; this is translated from the coding sequence ATGACAAATTCAGCACCAATCCGTATCGCGACCAGAAAAAGCCCTCTTGCCCTTTGGCAGGCATACTTTGTAAGGGATGCGCTGCAAGCTGCTCACCCTGGTTTAGAGGTTGAGTTGGTAACTATGGTGACCAAAGGTGACATCATCCTAGATACCCCGCTGGCTAAAGTGGGTGGTAAAGGGTTGTTCGTTAAAGAACTCGAAGTAGCCATGCTAGAAGGTCGTGCTGACCTAGCCGTTCACTCAATGAAAGATGTACCGGTCGACTTCCCTGAAGGTCTAGGTCTAGTAACTATCTGTGAACGCGAAGATCCTCGTGATGCTTTCGTTTCAAACACTTACAACAACATCGACGAGCTACCACAAGGTGCTGTCGTGGGTACGTGTAGCCTGCGTCGTCAATGTCAGTTGCTAGAATACCGCCCAGATCTGATCATCAAAGAACTGCGCGGCAATGTTGGTACTCGTCTAGGTAAACTCGATGATGGTCAATACGATGCGATCGTACTCGCTGCTGCAGGTCTTAAACGTCTAGAGCTAGAAGAGCGTATTCGTAGCTTCATCGAACCAGAGCAGTCTCTCCCTGCTGTTGGCCAAGGCGCTGTTGGTATTGAGTGTCGCCTTGATGACGAGCGTCTGATTAAACTCCTTGAACCACTGAATCATAAAGACACGGCTGATCGTGTACTGTGCGAACGTGCAATGAACCTTACCCTAGAAGGTGGTTGTCAGGTGCCTATCGGCAGCTACTCATTATTAGATGGCGATAATATCTGGCTACGTGCATTAGTAGGCGAACCAGATGGTTCTAAAATGGTTCGTGGTGAGATCTCTGGCCTTCGCAAAGATGCAGAAGCGCTTGGCGTTACTCTGGCAAATCAGTTGCTGGATGATGGCGCGAGAGAAATCTTAACCAAGCTCTACGCTGACCAAGAATAA
- a CDS encoding IS630 family transposase (programmed frameshift) — translation MDSLNNTDFKKLASQQKTIQMKVRLLALAHFKEGHSRTQIAKYLKVSRTSVNKWVQVFLEEGLEGLQEKPRTGRPAYLNAEQRKQLSAFIKKEAESPSGGRLVGSDIHDYIVKNFDKYYHPNSIYYLLDHMGFSWITSRSKHPKQSQQIQDDFKKFKIETILKIPGHIGLESVDVWFQDEARFGQQNTTTRLWATRGTRPRVVKQQQFEYAYLFGSVCPERGIGEAIVVPWVNKDIMTNHLEQISKATEKGRHAVVIMDGAGWHTDDIAREFNNVSTIKLPPYSPELNPIEQVWSWLRQHYLANQSFTDYNDIVSKVCRAWNEFLECKDRVTKMSRRDWINLIS, via the exons ATGGATAGCCTTAATAATACTGATTTTAAAAAGCTAGCAAGCCAACAAAAAACCATTCAAATGAAGGTTCGCTTGCTAGCACTAGCCCACTTCAAAGAAGGTCACTCGCGCACTCAAATTGCCAAATACCTTAAAGTCAGTCGAACTAGTGTAAACAAATGGGTTCAAGTATTTCTTGAAGAAGGATTGGAAGGGCTTCAAGAAAAACCTCGCACAGGCAGACCTGCATACCTCAATGCAGAACAACGAAAACAACTCAGTGCATTCATTAAGAAAGAAGCAGAGTCCCCTTCAGGCGGGCGCCTTGTCGGGAGCGATATACATGATTACATCGTGAAAAACTTTGATAAATACTACCACCCTAATTCTATCTATTATCTCCTCGACCACATGGGCTTCTCTTGGATAACTTCTCGCTCCAAACACCCTAAACAATCACAGCAAATCCAAGACGATTTT AAAAAATTCAAAATAGAAACGATCCTTAAGATCCCCGGCCATATCGGGCTAGAGAGTGTTGATGTCTGGTTTCAAGATGAAGCTAGGTTTGGTCAGCAGAACACAACGACACGTCTTTGGGCGACTCGTGGAACGAGGCCTCGCGTGGTAAAACAACAGCAATTTGAATACGCTTATTTGTTTGGTTCGGTATGCCCTGAAAGAGGAATTGGCGAAGCCATAGTGGTTCCTTGGGTTAACAAGGACATAATGACAAATCACTTAGAGCAGATATCTAAGGCTACAGAAAAAGGACGTCATGCTGTCGTTATAATGGATGGTGCAGGCTGGCATACCGATGATATTGCGAGAGAATTTAATAACGTCAGTACTATTAAGCTTCCTCCCTACTCGCCAGAGCTTAACCCTATAGAGCAAGTTTGGAGTTGGTTGCGACAACATTATCTAGCGAATCAAAGTTTCACGGATTATAACGACATTGTTTCCAAGGTTTGTCGCGCTTGGAATGAATTTCTTGAGTGCAAAGATCGTGTCACAAAAATGAGCAGAAGGGATTGGATAAACCTGATCAGTTAA
- a CDS encoding uroporphyrinogen-III synthase produces MTVLVTRPGSEGQSLCQQLADEGIQAIHHPLIRIVDNPHSSDLSTQLNNSDIIIAVSHHAVTAAQSILSKTSSIWPTSPLYLGVGQKTAHVLSKVSKQKVNYPQVSDSEHLLKLTELNGVDNKSILILRGNGGRELIRDYLLNRGAQVSYCETYRREYIPINDHNIYQTWINKKTSKVVITSQEQLEYLCSITPDEYLAWLSTRQLFVPSQRIVERAQQLGFSNVTNTHSATNQILLAALRP; encoded by the coding sequence ATGACAGTGTTGGTGACACGTCCCGGCTCAGAGGGACAATCGCTTTGCCAACAACTAGCGGATGAAGGGATTCAAGCAATCCATCATCCGCTTATTCGTATCGTTGATAATCCACACTCATCGGATTTAAGCACCCAGCTTAATAACAGCGATATCATTATTGCAGTCAGTCACCACGCTGTGACCGCTGCCCAAAGCATCCTTTCGAAAACTTCATCTATTTGGCCAACTTCGCCGCTTTATCTTGGCGTTGGTCAAAAAACTGCGCACGTTTTAAGCAAAGTTAGTAAACAAAAAGTAAACTATCCCCAAGTGAGTGATAGTGAACATCTTCTCAAACTTACTGAACTTAATGGCGTAGATAATAAATCCATTTTGATACTGCGTGGAAATGGTGGGCGTGAGCTCATTCGAGATTATTTACTCAATCGAGGTGCACAAGTCTCTTATTGTGAGACCTACCGTAGAGAATATATTCCCATTAACGATCACAATATCTATCAAACATGGATAAACAAAAAAACGTCCAAAGTTGTCATCACTAGTCAGGAACAATTGGAGTATCTCTGCTCAATTACCCCTGATGAGTATTTGGCTTGGCTTTCAACAAGACAACTATTTGTCCCAAGCCAACGCATAGTAGAACGAGCACAACAACTCGGTTTCTCGAACGTGACCAATACTCACAGTGCTACGAACCAAATATTACTGGCTGCTCTCCGGCCCTAG
- a CDS encoding helix-turn-helix domain-containing protein — MKVRLLALAHFKEGHSRTQIAKYLKVSRTSVNKWVQVFLEEGLEGLQEKPRTGRPAYLNAEQRKQLSAFIKKEAESPSGGRLVGSDIHDYIVKNFDKYYHPNSIYYLLDHMGFSWITSRSKHPKQSQQIQDDFKKIQNRNDP; from the coding sequence ATGAAGGTTCGCTTGCTAGCACTAGCCCACTTCAAAGAAGGTCACTCGCGCACTCAAATTGCCAAATACCTTAAAGTCAGTCGAACTAGTGTAAACAAATGGGTTCAAGTATTTCTTGAAGAAGGATTGGAAGGGCTTCAAGAAAAACCTCGCACAGGCAGACCTGCATACCTCAATGCAGAACAACGAAAACAACTCAGTGCATTCATTAAGAAAGAAGCAGAGTCCCCTTCAGGCGGGCGCCTTGTCGGGAGCGATATACATGACTACATCGTGAAAAACTTTGATAAATACTACCACCCTAATTCTATCTATTATCTCCTCGACCACATGGGCTTCTCTTGGATAACTTCTCGCTCCAAACACCCTAAACAATCACAGCAAATCCAAGACGATTTTAAAAAAATTCAAAATAGAAACGATCCTTAA
- the rho gene encoding transcription termination factor Rho, with product MNLTELKNRPVSELVKLSESLGLENQARLRKQDIIFSILKAHAKSGEDIFGDGVLEILQDGFGFLRSGDSSYLAGPDDIYVSPSQIRRFNLRTGDSIGGKIRPPKDGERYFALLKVNTVNYDKPDNARNKILFENLTPLHANERMVMEAGNGATEDITARILDLASPIGKGQRGLIVAPPKAGKTMLLQNIAQSIARNHPECELMVLLIDERPEEVTEMQRLVKGEVIASTFDEPASRHVQVAEMVIEKAKRLVEHKKDVVILLDSITRLARAYNTVIPSSGKVLTGGVDANALHRPKRFFGAARNVEEGGSLTIIATALVDTGSKMDEVIYEEFKGTGNMELHLNRKIAEKRVFPAIDFNRSGTRREELLTKSDELQKMWILRKIVHPMGETDAMEFLIDKLAMTKTNDEFFDAMRRQ from the coding sequence ATGAATCTTACTGAACTGAAGAACAGACCTGTGTCTGAACTTGTTAAACTTAGCGAAAGCCTAGGTCTTGAAAATCAAGCTCGCCTAAGAAAACAAGACATTATCTTCTCCATCCTTAAAGCGCATGCAAAAAGTGGTGAGGACATCTTTGGTGATGGTGTTCTAGAAATTCTTCAAGACGGTTTTGGCTTCCTACGTAGCGGCGACAGCTCATACCTTGCTGGCCCTGATGATATTTATGTATCACCGAGCCAGATTCGTCGTTTTAACCTACGTACAGGTGACTCAATTGGCGGTAAAATCCGCCCACCTAAAGATGGCGAACGTTACTTTGCACTGCTTAAAGTAAACACGGTTAACTACGATAAACCTGATAACGCTCGCAACAAGATTCTTTTCGAAAACCTCACTCCTCTTCATGCCAACGAACGTATGGTTATGGAAGCGGGTAATGGTGCAACTGAAGATATCACTGCTCGTATTCTTGACCTTGCTTCTCCAATTGGTAAAGGTCAGCGTGGTCTGATTGTTGCTCCGCCAAAAGCGGGTAAGACAATGCTTCTGCAAAATATTGCTCAAAGCATTGCTCGTAACCATCCTGAGTGTGAACTAATGGTTCTACTTATCGATGAGCGTCCAGAAGAAGTAACAGAAATGCAGCGCCTAGTTAAAGGCGAAGTAATCGCATCGACGTTTGATGAACCAGCATCTCGCCACGTACAAGTAGCAGAAATGGTAATTGAGAAAGCGAAGCGTCTTGTTGAACATAAGAAAGACGTGGTCATCCTGTTGGATTCTATTACTCGTCTAGCTCGTGCTTACAACACTGTTATCCCTTCATCAGGTAAAGTTCTTACTGGTGGTGTTGATGCGAATGCTCTACATCGTCCAAAGCGTTTCTTCGGTGCGGCACGTAACGTAGAAGAAGGCGGTAGCTTAACTATCATCGCAACAGCACTAGTTGATACTGGTTCTAAGATGGATGAAGTTATCTACGAAGAATTCAAAGGTACAGGTAACATGGAACTGCACCTTAACCGTAAGATTGCGGAAAAACGCGTATTCCCAGCGATTGATTTCAACCGCTCAGGTACTCGTCGTGAAGAGCTTCTTACTAAGAGCGATGAACTACAGAAGATGTGGATCCTGCGTAAGATTGTTCACCCTATGGGCGAAACTGATGCAATGGAATTCCTTATCGATAAGTTAGCAATGACTAAAACGAACGATGAGTTCTTTGACGCAATGCGTCGTCAGTAG
- a CDS encoding transposase, whose product MLKKFKIETILKIPGHIGLESVDVWFQDEARFGQQNTTTRLWATRGTRPRVVKQQQFEYAYLFGSVCPERGIGEAIVVPWVNKDIMTNHLEQISKATEKGRHAVVIMDGAGWHTDDIAREFNNVSTINTN is encoded by the coding sequence ATTTTAAAAAAATTCAAAATAGAAACGATCCTTAAGATCCCCGGCCATATCGGGCTAGAGAGTGTTGATGTCTGGTTTCAAGATGAAGCTAGGTTTGGTCAGCAGAACACAACGACACGTCTTTGGGCGACTCGTGGAACGAGGCCTCGCGTGGTAAAACAACAGCAATTTGAATACGCTTATTTGTTTGGTTCGGTATGCCCTGAAAGAGGAATTGGCGAAGCCATAGTGGTTCCTTGGGTTAACAAGGACATAATGACAAATCACTTAGAGCAGATATCTAAGGCTACAGAAAAAGGACGTCATGCTGTCGTTATAATGGATGGTGCAGGCTGGCATACCGATGATATTGCGAGAGAATTTAATAACGTCAGTACTATTAATACCAATTAA
- the ubiD gene encoding 4-hydroxy-3-polyprenylbenzoate decarboxylase, with protein sequence MSFKDLRDFIDHLESIGQLKRISHPVDPDYEMTEISDRTLRAGGPALLFENPIGYDMPVLTNLFGTPNRVAIGMGRQEVKELREVGKLLAYLKEPEPPKGFKDALDKLPVFKQVLNMPAKRLRKAACQQVVWQGDDVDLDKIPVMSCWADDVAPLLTWGLTVTRGPNKKRQNLGIYRQQKIGKNKVIMRWLAHRGGALDLRDWMETNPGKPFPVSVAFGADPATILGAVTPVPDTLSEYAFAGLLRGSKTEVVKSISNDLDVPASAEIVMEGYIDPNEFADEGPYGDHTGYYNEKEKHHVFTVTHVTMRENPIYHSTYTGRPPDEPAVLGVALNEVFVPILQKQFPEIEDFYLPPEGCSYRMAVVTMKKQYPGHAKRVMMGVWSFLRQFMYTKFVLVCDEDVNARDWSQVTAAMCEHMEPSRDSLMIEHTPIDSLDFASPVVGLGSKMGLDITKKWDAELALSPDIESAPVNSEHIEGSLAELTKTQPEIIDIHLQNDNANMVVVSIDKQAAGNGKKIMEAVWSQFDENKFVIVCDGDVNVSDWNDIIWAVTTRMDPARDTLFLQNETGHSKMGLDATNKWEGECLREWGVPITKDPDVVKKIDSIWEQLGIS encoded by the coding sequence ATGAGTTTTAAAGATTTACGTGATTTTATCGACCATCTTGAAAGTATTGGTCAGTTGAAACGCATTTCTCACCCAGTCGATCCAGACTATGAAATGACCGAGATTAGCGACCGTACTCTACGTGCTGGTGGCCCGGCTCTTTTATTTGAAAATCCAATAGGCTATGACATGCCTGTTTTAACCAATCTATTTGGTACACCTAATCGTGTGGCTATTGGTATGGGTCGTCAGGAAGTGAAAGAACTGCGTGAAGTGGGTAAGTTGTTAGCTTACCTAAAGGAACCTGAGCCACCAAAAGGCTTTAAAGACGCTCTCGATAAACTGCCGGTGTTTAAACAAGTCTTAAATATGCCAGCTAAACGTCTTCGTAAAGCGGCATGCCAGCAAGTGGTGTGGCAGGGGGATGACGTCGACCTAGATAAAATCCCCGTGATGAGCTGTTGGGCCGACGATGTCGCGCCATTGCTAACATGGGGATTAACGGTTACTCGCGGTCCTAATAAGAAACGCCAAAACTTAGGCATCTATCGCCAGCAAAAGATCGGTAAGAATAAAGTCATTATGCGTTGGTTAGCCCACCGTGGTGGAGCGCTTGATCTGCGTGATTGGATGGAAACTAACCCAGGTAAACCATTCCCAGTTTCTGTAGCGTTTGGAGCAGACCCTGCCACCATTCTTGGTGCGGTTACGCCAGTGCCGGATACTTTATCGGAATACGCGTTTGCAGGCTTACTACGCGGTAGTAAAACTGAGGTTGTTAAATCAATCAGCAATGATTTAGACGTTCCTGCAAGTGCGGAAATCGTGATGGAAGGTTACATCGACCCGAATGAGTTCGCGGACGAAGGGCCTTACGGAGATCATACTGGTTACTACAACGAGAAAGAAAAGCACCATGTGTTCACTGTTACTCATGTAACCATGCGCGAAAACCCTATCTATCACAGCACCTATACTGGCCGTCCACCTGATGAGCCTGCGGTATTGGGTGTTGCGTTAAATGAAGTGTTTGTTCCTATTCTTCAAAAGCAGTTCCCAGAGATTGAAGATTTCTATCTACCGCCTGAAGGTTGTTCATACCGAATGGCAGTAGTAACCATGAAGAAGCAATACCCAGGTCACGCTAAGCGAGTGATGATGGGTGTATGGTCTTTCTTACGCCAATTCATGTACACCAAGTTTGTATTGGTGTGCGATGAAGATGTGAATGCACGAGACTGGTCTCAAGTGACCGCTGCTATGTGTGAACATATGGAACCGTCACGCGATAGCTTGATGATAGAGCACACGCCAATCGATTCATTGGATTTTGCATCACCCGTGGTTGGGTTAGGCTCTAAGATGGGCTTAGACATCACTAAGAAGTGGGATGCCGAGTTAGCACTATCGCCAGATATCGAATCAGCACCTGTAAATAGTGAACATATAGAGGGCAGCTTAGCTGAGTTAACCAAGACTCAACCTGAAATTATTGATATTCACCTGCAAAACGATAATGCCAACATGGTTGTGGTGTCTATTGATAAGCAAGCTGCAGGTAATGGTAAGAAAATCATGGAAGCGGTTTGGTCTCAATTTGATGAGAACAAGTTTGTTATCGTGTGTGACGGCGATGTCAACGTGAGTGATTGGAATGACATTATTTGGGCGGTGACCACAAGAATGGATCCGGCCAGAGATACGTTGTTCCTACAGAATGAAACAGGACACTCAAAAATGGGTCTAGATGCGACCAATAAGTGGGAAGGCGAATGCCTGCGTGAGTGGGGTGTTCCAATCACAAAAGATCCTGATGTCGTTAAAAAGATTGATAGCATCTGGGAACAGCTAGGAATTTCATGA
- a CDS encoding 2Fe-2S iron-sulfur cluster-binding protein: MSYQVVLYPENISFTVEKGQTVLDAALNSDIYFPNRCQVGACAMCMCRKLEGQVSYHLEPMLTEKEQQQGWIFACQAFAESNLVLTFAD, translated from the coding sequence ATGAGCTACCAAGTAGTCTTATACCCAGAAAACATCAGTTTTACCGTAGAAAAAGGGCAAACGGTCTTGGATGCTGCGCTCAACAGCGATATCTATTTCCCAAACCGTTGCCAAGTCGGCGCATGCGCGATGTGTATGTGCAGAAAATTAGAAGGGCAAGTGAGTTACCATCTTGAACCCATGCTCACAGAGAAAGAGCAGCAACAAGGCTGGATTTTTGCTTGCCAAGCATTTGCAGAAAGTAATTTAGTTCTAACCTTTGCCGATTAA
- the fre gene encoding NAD(P)H-flavin reductase, translated as MTIKCKVKSIEPLACNTYQILLHPETPVAFKAGQYLMVEMGEKDKRPFSIASSPCRHEGELELHIGAAEHNAYASEVVEAMKKAQAEDGDIAIDAPHGDAWVKEESDRPLLLIAGGTGFSYVRSILDHCIAQNSKKEIHLYWGAKDECQLYAKEELVDIAAKHSNVHFVPVVEEAPEVWNGQTGNVLEAITQSFESLADFDIYIAGRFEMAGAARDMFTQNKEAKRDHMYADAYAFI; from the coding sequence ATGACTATTAAATGTAAAGTGAAGTCTATCGAGCCTTTGGCTTGTAATACTTACCAAATCCTACTTCACCCAGAAACACCGGTCGCTTTTAAAGCGGGCCAATATCTGATGGTTGAAATGGGCGAGAAAGATAAGCGTCCATTTTCGATTGCAAGCAGCCCTTGTCGCCATGAAGGCGAGCTTGAGTTACACATTGGTGCAGCTGAGCACAATGCTTACGCATCAGAAGTCGTTGAGGCAATGAAGAAAGCGCAAGCTGAAGATGGCGATATAGCTATTGATGCTCCGCACGGTGATGCGTGGGTTAAAGAAGAAAGCGATCGTCCTCTGTTACTCATTGCTGGTGGTACTGGCTTTAGCTACGTGCGCTCTATTCTCGATCACTGCATCGCGCAGAACAGTAAAAAAGAGATTCATCTATACTGGGGTGCAAAAGATGAGTGTCAGCTGTATGCGAAAGAAGAGCTTGTCGACATTGCAGCAAAACACAGCAATGTGCATTTTGTACCAGTAGTAGAAGAAGCACCTGAAGTTTGGAACGGCCAAACGGGTAATGTATTAGAAGCCATCACGCAAAGTTTCGAATCATTAGCTGATTTCGATATCTACATTGCGGGTCGTTTCGAAATGGCAGGCGCTGCAAGAGACATGTTTACTCAGAATAAAGAAGCAAAGCGTGACCATATGTACGCAGATGCTTACGCATTTATCTAA